AATAATAACGattcttttatttagaaatcattaatgTGATTAAACAAGCCCCCATCCTTCTATCCCTGGCTTCAAGATGGGAAGtgaagtgtttattttactaAGTGTTTATTTTACCAGTATTAGCGTCTATTTTACTAactgaagtgtttattttactgaCGGCAGGGTCGGAATCCTTCCTCTACAAGACTTTATACCACATAACTCGACAGGCCACCCCACCCGGCCGCCATGACGGCTCCACCtccaacccccaccccccaacccCCAACTTCCGCGCTTTACGGCAGCCGCgcccccctcctcttccccttttgcgACAGTCGTGTGGCGATGACGCGCTAAGGGCGggccgggcgccgccgccgcctcttTGCTCGCCGCCATCCGCCGCCATCGGGGCCGCGCAGGTCAGGGGGGCGCTGGGGCCGCCCCGAAACCCCTCAGGGATCCGCCCCAAACCCTCCTAGGACCCCCCCGAAACCCTCCTGGGATCCCCCCTGTGGGCACCGggacccccggccccgccccggccccgccgccggttCCGGTGGGCCgggccccagcccctccccgGGTCCTTCCCGTCAGGGCCCGGTAactgaagggatttttttcccgGTTTGTTTCCCCTCACAGGAGGTGTAAGCCATGGCCAAGTTCGTGACCCCCGTGATCCAGGACAACCCGTCCGGCTGGGGGCCGTGCGCCGTGCCCGAGCAGTTCAGGGACATGCCCTACCAGCCCTTCAGCAAAGGAGACCGCCTGGGGAAGGTACCGGCCTCGTTCCGTCGGGCGTTACAGGCACcgtgccctcccccccccccaaacagcCCTCCCTGCACGCTGCTGGCCTGCCTCGCGTTGTGCCGTGGCTGCTCTGTGGTGTGTGCCGGTTGGGGCAAGTGTGAACTGTTTGTAAGgctggcaggcagagctgggagttGTTACTTCTGGAGACCACGGCAAtgcttgcttctgctgcttgtaGTCCTGCatatataaaatcagaaaaacataatGTTAATACTTACTTATTTTGACTTCTTGTGTTTGTCCTCAGGTGGCTGATTGGACTGGAGCCACGTATCAGGATAAGAGATACACAAGTACGTGTTGTCCGGTGGCTGCccctctcatttattttatgcaaagCTTCCTTCAAACGTCATTCCTGCTTTCATGTTCTGCACTGGCTCTGTAGTGGCTTCCTGCACGCCTCAGCAAAAGAGGCTCCTTAAATTCAGAAGCATGTCTCACCACTGGGAGAGCTCCCTGGGACTCTCCCTGTCCTTAGGGTTTTCTCAGGGGTTTGTTCTACCTCATGGCCGACGCTTCTCCGGGAGGACTGAAGCAAGGAGGAAGCGTGGCGTAAGGCAGGAGTCCCACTTTGTGCATCAGGCTTGAGCGAAGGCTCTTGGGGGGAATTTCAGGGGGTTGGAGTGTcaggtgtttttcttcctagaaaCTTGGAAGCAATATGGACTTCTTTATTTCTAGACAAGTACTCGTCACAGTTCGGTGGCGGGAGTCAATATGCGTATTTCCACGAGGAGGATGAGACAAGCTTCCAGCTGGTGGACACAGCCCGGACGCAGAAAACTGCATACCAGAGGAATCGTATGCGATTTGCACAGGTAATGCTCGTTTTCAGAAACAGCCTCAAAGGAGAGATTGAGAGATACAGAATTACTTCGTCACTAAaatgtcctctttttttttttttcctgcatttccaCAGAGGAACCTGCGGAGAGACAAGGACCGTCGGAACATGCTGCAGTTCAGCATGCAGACACTGCCAAAGAGTGCCAAGCAGAAGGAGAGGTGAGGGCCTCAGAGATGAGCATTCTGTGCTTGTGTTGGAGTGTGCAAAGGTGCTGTCGACAAATTGGTTTAGTTACTGCAGCGGAATCCACTAGACCTAACAGCAAAGAAGAATTTCAGGGTATTTTGAGTCCAGTGTTTCGCTGACGTGACCGGTAGTTATAAGCATGGGTTTCAAGCAGGAGAATCCTTAGGAGAATCTCCTAAGAATTCAGGAGAAATTTTGAATTGAATTTGGAAGGTAAACGTGACAATTTAAAGCAGGTTGTGCCCTTTCTGAAAACTGTGTTGTAGTCATTAAGGATAAAAATACTTGGAGTGTTCACAGTGAAGAACAGCTTTCAGTGCCTCAGGCATTTTGATCAACAGAACACTCAGCAAATGTGTCAGTGGCTTGGTGCCTAAAAGCCTTGTTCCTCTGGTGGTAATTTGGAAGCGTAGGAGTCATTGTGGCATGTAGGAACCGAGAAATTGTCTTCATGGCTTTTCACATATCGCTGTAGAGATCGTCTGCGTCTACAAAAGAAGTTTCAGAAGCAGTTTGGAGTGAGGCAGAAATGGGACCAAAAATCACAGGTAAACTGGCTAGCTTTCTGACTCCCTGTGGTGGCTTagtttctctgctctgctcgtGGGGAAGCTTCTCCTGCACCAATCCTGATGTGCTgtgtctgtttctctctctgtttcgCCTCTGGCCGCACAGCAGAAGCCTCGTGACTCCTCTGTGGAAGTTCGCAGTGACTGGGAGGTGAAGGAGGAGATGGATTTCCCTCGGCTGATGAAGATGCGCTACCTGGAGGTGTCAGAGCCACAGGACATGTGAGTTCCTAAAGCAGCCAGGGGCTTGCTTCTTGAAACGACCCCGTTTTTGGCAAGCAGGAGGACGAGGGTCTCCTGGCCTAGTCCCGTTGTTCTAGTTGAGGTACTCAAAGTGGGGAGTGGTAGTGGAACACCCACCCATCCCCCCAGTCCTGTGTGGTTTGTGGGTGGTGGTATTTGCGCGAGGGTATCGAGATGgtcctccttttctctctgtagaGAGTGCTGCGGAGCCCTAGAATACTACGACAAAGCCTTTGACCGCATTACAACAAGGAATGAGAAGCTGCTGAGGAGCATTAAGCGCATCTTCCATACCGTCACCACTACTGATGACCCAGTTATCCGAAAGGTACGCTCACTGGTTTGCCAAACCCCGCAGTGTGCTTTTCATTGCTTGCTGTTGTTTGAGACCTGCTGGCACGGTCAGAGCAAAGTTGAGAGGTGAGCAGAAAAAATCCACGTCCCTCAGCTTACAAAGGACAAAAAGCATTAGCTGGTATCGTTACTTTTCTTAAAGTAGAGCAAGGTTAAGGAAATACTAGGAATACTGGCCAAGGAAAAGCTGCGGTTCTGTAAGGGCAGGCAAACCAAACTCGGGCTATGATGGAAAAGAAACTTCTGTGTCAGAGACCTGCTTTGAGAGATTTCTGCTTTGGAGATGAGAGTCTCAGACTCCCCTTTATGACTGCCAGCAATAAGGAACCGAGTCTTTTCACAACAGATTCCCACTTGATAATGGGTTCCTTACTTTATCCTTTGTCTAATCCAGGCTGAGCCGGGATTGCTGGGTAGCACTCACGATTTATCTAGCAGTCGGTAATGTACCTGCCAGTGTAGCTTCCCGAGTGTGGGAGAAGAAATTCATGACCTGGTTTTCCAACACTTCTGATCTTGGCTGTGAAAGGGAAGGGGATGTCAGTTAATATTGCTTCAGCgcagcattttccttcttctgtacCCGTAGCTGGCCAAGACCCAGGGGAACGTGTTCGCCACAGATGCCATCCTGGCCACCCTGATGAGTTGCACTCGCTCTGTGTATTCCTGGGACATCATTGTCCAGAGAGTTGGATCCAAGCTTTTCTTTGACAAGAGGGACAATTCAGATTTTGGTGAGGAAAAGTCCTGAAAGTAATTTCTGTTATGGTAGTCTCACTgttctttatgcttttttttttttattattattattatttttattattattatttggttCTGTGTCTCGGTCTCCAAACTGAGACACCTGGAACAACCTGACTGCTGCAGTACATTGCGGAACTTTCAGTACTGGTCTGCTTTAGTGTGGAGCTAGAAACTTGTTGAAGCTGAGGTGGTTACTGCCCGAGTATAACCGTTTCTGACTGGTTTTCTTCCCAGACCTCCTGACAGTGAGTGAAACAGCTAACGAACCACCGCAGGAAGAGGGCAACTCCTTTAATTCTCCCCGCAACCTTGCCATGGAAGCCACCTACATCAACCATAACTTCTCCCAGCAGTGTCTGAGGATGGTAAGGCCAAGCAGCCCTGGTTAGTAGGGGCTGTGTTTTGGAGAGTCTGGAGAAGAGACTTTATTCAGACTTCTTGAATAAAGCAGTTCGGTAGAAAAGCGTTATAATTGACAAAGATACTTTACGTTgatgttatttcagttttgaaagagGTGGGATTACTTATGGTGAGCAGCACAACTTTTTTTGTAGAACGATTTTCACCTTTATCCCCCAAAGAAGAAATCCCACTCCCATTGGTAAAGGAGGCAGGCTTCTGAGTACACTGattaaagcagaaatgctgatAGAAGTAATGTTTACAGCAAAGCGTTGTGGAGAGGAGCATTCTCGTCAGCCGTCTtaattttttagtgtttttctaCGTAGGGGAAGTTTAGTTATTGTTGCTGTAATAGCATAAGTATCCGATAGGAGAGCtcttgtggttgtttttgttttgtttttctttttgtttccatccCCCTAATAAAcccttctgatttctttcacagggaaaggagaaatacaAGTTTCCCAACCCAAACCCTTTTGTGGAGGATGACATGGATAAAAATGAAGTAGCTTCTGTTGCATATAGGTATGTGAATTTCTCTCTGACTCCCAGCTTTGGCGAGGATGCAGGATGTCGGCGTGGTTTGCAGACAAAACTAGACAGAACTAGTGAACAGACAGAGGGTGAAAGGATCTTGCTGAGTTCTTGCATCTGGGAGAGAACGAGGCTGAGAAATAACCAGCTGGATTGCATGTTTGCAGATACCGAAGGTGGAAGCTGGGAGATGACATCGATCTCATTGTCCGCTGTGAGCACGACGGAGTGATGACGGGAGCGAACGGGGAGGTGTCGTTCATCAACATCAAAACGCTGAACGAATGGGATTCCAGGGTGAGGAAGAGTGGGATCCCAAAGCTAGCTCTAACTGCTTCACTGCTGCCTGACACGCCAGGTACAGCAGGCAAGACGAGACAAACATCTGGTGGTGTCCCCTGGGTTGCTACCTTCCATCAAAGACATTTTGGTGGGCTAGCAGCGCTGATAAGTCTCCCCCAGGTGCAAGGTAGTTGGTTTGAACCCTATCATTGCCCCCAGGTGTTGTGTGCTGTAGTGAGTGTGTTCCAGTGCTGCCCTCACGAACTCTTCCCTCGCAAACTTCCTCCTAACCAGTGCTACGTAACCCACGCTGTTCACATTTCTCCCTTCCCAGTGCAGGGGCTTGCCCTGCAAGTTGCAGTCTGCATTCCCTTGCGTGGTATCGTAAGGTAGATAGAAGAAACTTCCCTGCACCGCGGCTGAAGAGGTGACTGCTGCTGGCCTGTTAGGTTCACCTTGGTTTTGATTCTCCTCTTAGTACTGCAATGGAGTAGACTGGCGCCAGAAGCTTGACTCGCAGAGAGGAGCTGTGATTGCCACGgagctgaaaaacaacagctacAAATTAGCCCGCTGGACGTGCTGCGCGCTGCTGGCTGGATCAGAGTATCTTAAACTCGGGTAAGGCAGGGTTTTCACACCAAACGTCTTTCAGGTGCGTTTTCCATGATTTAACGTG
This is a stretch of genomic DNA from Cygnus atratus isolate AKBS03 ecotype Queensland, Australia chromosome 1, CAtr_DNAZoo_HiC_assembly, whole genome shotgun sequence. It encodes these proteins:
- the EIF3D gene encoding eukaryotic translation initiation factor 3 subunit D isoform X1; this encodes MAKFVTPVIQDNPSGWGPCAVPEQFRDMPYQPFSKGDRLGKVADWTGATYQDKRYTNKYSSQFGGGSQYAYFHEEDETSFQLVDTARTQKTAYQRNRMRFAQRNLRRDKDRRNMLQFSMQTLPKSAKQKERDRLRLQKKFQKQFGVRQKWDQKSQQKPRDSSVEVRSDWEVKEEMDFPRLMKMRYLEVSEPQDIECCGALEYYDKAFDRITTRNEKLLRSIKRIFHTVTTTDDPVIRKLAKTQGNVFATDAILATLMSCTRSVYSWDIIVQRVGSKLFFDKRDNSDFDLLTVSETANEPPQEEGNSFNSPRNLAMEATYINHNFSQQCLRMGKEKYKFPNPNPFVEDDMDKNEVASVAYRYRRWKLGDDIDLIVRCEHDGVMTGANGEVSFINIKTLNEWDSRYCNGVDWRQKLDSQRGAVIATELKNNSYKLARWTCCALLAGSEYLKLGYVSRYHVKDSARHVILGTQQFKPNEFASQINLSIENAWGILRCVIDICMKLDEGKYLILKDPNKQVIRIYSLPDGTFSSDEDEEDEEEEEEEEEEES
- the EIF3D gene encoding eukaryotic translation initiation factor 3 subunit D isoform X2 produces the protein MAKFVTPVIQDNPSGWGPCAVPEQFRDMPYQPFSKGDRLGKVADWTGATYQDKRYTNKYSSQFGGGSQYAYFHEEDETSFQLVDTARTQKTAYQRNRMRFAQRNLRRDKDRRNMLQFSMQTLPKSAKQKERDRLRLQKKFQKQFGVRQKWDQKSQKPRDSSVEVRSDWEVKEEMDFPRLMKMRYLEVSEPQDIECCGALEYYDKAFDRITTRNEKLLRSIKRIFHTVTTTDDPVIRKLAKTQGNVFATDAILATLMSCTRSVYSWDIIVQRVGSKLFFDKRDNSDFDLLTVSETANEPPQEEGNSFNSPRNLAMEATYINHNFSQQCLRMGKEKYKFPNPNPFVEDDMDKNEVASVAYRYRRWKLGDDIDLIVRCEHDGVMTGANGEVSFINIKTLNEWDSRYCNGVDWRQKLDSQRGAVIATELKNNSYKLARWTCCALLAGSEYLKLGYVSRYHVKDSARHVILGTQQFKPNEFASQINLSIENAWGILRCVIDICMKLDEGKYLILKDPNKQVIRIYSLPDGTFSSDEDEEDEEEEEEEEEEES